Sequence from the Christiangramia fulva genome:
ACCTCATCAAACTCATCAGAATTGGAAATATTGAAAATATCGTCTTTTAGCATAAGCCGGTTTGAAAACTTTCCAAAATTAAGGAATAAAAAAAGCCTCTGGAAACAGAAGCTGGTACAAAAAGGTTAATGCTCTTGTTTTATTTAACCACGATCTTGCGGGTGGCGCGGGCCTTATCTTCCTGAATCTTCAAAATATAAATACCGGGAGCAAGCGTGGAAACATCAAGTTCTCGGCCACGGATACGTGTTTTATAAACAGATTTCCCAAGAACATTGTAGATTTCGATGATCTTATCGTGATTTTTAGAAGAGGAAATAAATACCTTACCGCCGGTCACCGGATTAGGGTAGATCGACAGGCCTTCAATTGGCGTTTCGGTATGCTGAGCGGCACGAGCAGATTCCTGTGCGGTAGCCGGGGCAGCAAACATCAGAAAACCAATAAGTAAGAAAGCGATTAAGTATTTTTGCTTCATGCTTAAATTACAGATTTAGACAAACTTACAAATAAAATTTCAAAAATCCTGCCAAATAATTTCGTAAAAAATATAAAGAAAATAAAAAAAACCGGGCCGCAAGTTGCGGCCCGGTAAAATTAAAAAGAAAAAGTGGCTAAAACTTATAACTATATCCTAATGAAATCGATGTGCCAGGATTCCGTTTTGAGAAGATTTTATCTTCGGTACCATATGATTGAAATCTGCTTTCAATTTTATCGCCTAAAATATTTGATATTTTAAGAGATAAAGTAGAGTTTTTATTTTCTCCTAAAGCCTTGCTGAAGTTTGCGTTCAGGCTATTGAATGGCATTGTGTAAACATCGGGAACGGTACCAAGTCCCACCAGTTCAAGTGTTTTTCCCTGGGTATTAAAGAAAAGGCCTGCTTGAAATCCGTTATCTGTATTATTATAGTCAAGTCCCACGTTTATGAGGTAAGGTGATTGACCCTGGAGTTCTCTGGTTCCATCAAAAGACTCTCCCTCACGAAGATTCCTTTTTCTTGATTCATATTCGCCGTTTGGACTGCGATCCATATTTACTTTTGAATCTATTACAGATACGTTAAGATTTAGACCAAAATATTTAAGGTCTTCACTAATGAAATCGAAGTTTTTTCTTAGTTCAACTTCAGCACCAATTACCTTGGCATCATTAACATTACGCGGCTGAAAATTGTCAGCTGTAAAATCACTGTAGGTTGAAAGTTCTATAGGATCAATAAATTTTTTATAAAATGCGCTAACCGCAAAAAGTTGGGCGTTTTCACCATAAGCTTCATAGCGCAAATCAAGGTTGTTGATATAAGTAGGCTTAATATCCAAATTACCGATAAAAGTACGATTGGTAAGTGGATCATAAATTTGAGCAATAGAAGCTTCTTTAAAAGAAGGACGCGCAGTGGTACGAGAATAAGACAGCCTCAAATTAGTGTCTTCTTTTAGCGAATAAATAAAGTTGGCAGAAGGGAATAGATCTGCCTTATTAATAACATGCTCATCATTATAAACCACGTCACCAAGATTATTTTGTCCAGTATAGAAAAGATCGAATTTTTCAAATCTCAATCCTAAAATCGTTTTTAGGTTTTCGGTTATATTGAATTCTTCTGATATATAAGCTGCTGTATTTGTAGTGTAGGAACTATAGGTATTTGCAGGCTCATAAGAACCACTTATATAAGAACCTTCAGCACGCGCGGCAGTCCATACGTTTGCATCATCCAAAATTTGATTGGCATTGCCTTCAAATCGGCCACTTATGGCACCTTTTATCAAAATTTGATATTGGTCTATACTGAAATCACGATTTTTATAAGTATAACCTCCACCAAATTTTAACCTGGCTTCATTGCCGAAAATCTGGTGATTTCTTGTAATATCAAGTTTTCCAGAAAGATCTTTTTCCTCAAGATCGCGCCAAATTCGTGTTGGACTTTCGGAAGAACTGGGACGTATACTATAAGTATCGTTGGTGGGATTGTATTCAAAAGCAGATATTCTTACGTCTTTGTCTTGCACTTTTGCCAGCGTAGGAGTAAGTTTCCATTCGGCGGTCCAGCTCGCATCACTATTGGTATGTTTCCCAGATAATAGAAGGTTCGTGATGGATCGTTGTGTATAAGCCACATTCTCCCTTTTTAGCTGAAGGGCATCGGAAACATAAATATTTTCATCAAATAAACCTGCTGAAGATTCACCATTTTGAATGTGCAATGCATTTAACTGATATTTTGAACGATCTGTTTTGAAAGCAATACCTGCCAAACCGCTCAATAATACATTTTCTTTACCAACCCGACCAGTTTGAATTCGGTTAGGTCTTAATTCAAATTCACTGGTGCTTCTTGGTTTTAGGTAAGAATTAGTCTGATAATCATCGTAATAATCAGTGTAATTCTTGTAAGAAAGGGACGCGATATAACCTAATTTATTAGATTCTCCCACTTCATATTGATTTCCAGCAGTAGCACCCAAACTATAATCCATAAAATTGGTCTTTTTTGAAGGAGCCATGGTTTCATTAAAACGCTGGGTAATTCTTGTAAGAGCAGCATCATTGCTGAAGGGCCTTGGTATTTGCTGGTTTCTGTTTATGGGTAAATCGCGACTTCCGTCATCAAAACCTAAAAAATCTGTACGGGAACCATCATTATATTGGAGAAAATCGGAATTCAGGTGCATACTTGGAGTATAGCTTAA
This genomic interval carries:
- a CDS encoding TonB-dependent receptor — its product is MKTKIAIVLFLSLFVNLANAQKGKIAGTIYDTEVNDILPFANISVKGTNTGTTSDFEGDYSLELDAGTYTIVFSFIGYETIEVTDVKINEGEVKTLNMSMKSSAGALDEVVITTTTARDTEAAVLNMQKNSINLTDGLSAQSFSKIGASDVSNAVKTVPGVSVQDGKYVYVRGLGDRYTKTILNGMDIPGLDPDRNTLQMDLIPTNILDNVLVIKSSTADLPADFTGGIVNIITKDFPSREEYSISGKLSYTPSMHLNSDFLQYNDGSRTDFLGFDDGSRDLPINRNQQIPRPFSNDAALTRITQRFNETMAPSKKTNFMDYSLGATAGNQYEVGESNKLGYIASLSYKNYTDYYDDYQTNSYLKPRSTSEFELRPNRIQTGRVGKENVLLSGLAGIAFKTDRSKYQLNALHIQNGESSAGLFDENIYVSDALQLKRENVAYTQRSITNLLLSGKHTNSDASWTAEWKLTPTLAKVQDKDVRISAFEYNPTNDTYSIRPSSSESPTRIWRDLEEKDLSGKLDITRNHQIFGNEARLKFGGGYTYKNRDFSIDQYQILIKGAISGRFEGNANQILDDANVWTAARAEGSYISGSYEPANTYSSYTTNTAAYISEEFNITENLKTILGLRFEKFDLFYTGQNNLGDVVYNDEHVINKADLFPSANFIYSLKEDTNLRLSYSRTTARPSFKEASIAQIYDPLTNRTFIGNLDIKPTYINNLDLRYEAYGENAQLFAVSAFYKKFIDPIELSTYSDFTADNFQPRNVNDAKVIGAEVELRKNFDFISEDLKYFGLNLNVSVIDSKVNMDRSPNGEYESRKRNLREGESFDGTRELQGQSPYLINVGLDYNNTDNGFQAGLFFNTQGKTLELVGLGTVPDVYTMPFNSLNANFSKALGENKNSTLSLKISNILGDKIESRFQSYGTEDKIFSKRNPGTSISLGYSYKF
- a CDS encoding T9SS type A sorting domain-containing protein codes for the protein MKQKYLIAFLLIGFLMFAAPATAQESARAAQHTETPIEGLSIYPNPVTGGKVFISSSKNHDKIIEIYNVLGKSVYKTRIRGRELDVSTLAPGIYILKIQEDKARATRKIVVK